TAAAAGTTAAAGAAGAAAAAAAACCTGTTGTGGGAGTGGTAGGAGAAATTTATGTTAGAAATAATAGATTTGCTAATGAAAATTTATATAGATTTTTAGAAGACCTTGGACTTGAAGTATGGCTTCCTCCTATTACCGAATGGATATATTTTATAAATTATACTTCTAAAAGATGGGCTAAAAAATTGGGATGGTTTAGAACAGTCTTAAGATATATAATAGAATCTCAGTATCTTAAATGGGAAGAAAAGAAATTTATAAATCTTGTCAAAGATGTTCTTAATATGGCAGAAGATTTAGATGTAGAAGAGCTTATGAAATTGACTAAAAAATATGTTCATCCAGAATTTGAAGGAGGGGAAGTTCTTCTTTCAGTAGGAAAAGCTGTAGAATATTTAAGTCATGGAGCATCAGGTATAATAAATGTCATTCCCTTTGCCTGTATGCCAGGAAATGTAGTATCTGCTATTTTAAAAAAAATAAAAGAAGAGGAAGGTATAAGGTTTCCAACTTTAACTGTTCCTTGTGATGGGCAGAAATCCTTAGGAACCAAAATGAGGGTTGAAGCCTTTGTAGAACAGGTTAAAGAATTTTTTAATAGTAAGAAAGCAAAATTTTAAAAAAACTTAAATTAAATTGTATTTTTGCCGTAATATTCTATAATATAGCCGATTTTATAAATTTTTAATAGTTGATTTTTATAAAAAAACAAGTTAAATACAATTAACTTGGAAAAGAAAAAAGATAGTACTTTTAAATTTTTATTTAGTGTTTTAGTTGAAAGTTTTAGTATTGGTATCGCAGTTATTGCCTCTATTATAGCAGGGGCTATTATTGGTTGGTTAATAGATGAAAAGGTATTTAAAGGAAAATATTTTCCTTGGATTACTACCATATTTATTATTTTCGGGGCAATAGGAGGGATAAAAAATCTTATTTGGTATAGTAAAAAGAGATTAAAAGAAGTTTCTAAAGATGAAAAACAAAATAGATCATAAAGTTTTTATTAGAAATTTAGAATTTTCTATTTTTATTTTTTCTATTATCTTTATTTTTCTATCCTTTTTAATCTTAAGAGATTTAAAATATAT
The window above is part of the Thermodesulfobacterium geofontis OPF15 genome. Proteins encoded here:
- a CDS encoding AtpZ/AtpI family protein — encoded protein: MEKKKDSTFKFLFSVLVESFSIGIAVIASIIAGAIIGWLIDEKVFKGKYFPWITTIFIIFGAIGGIKNLIWYSKKRLKEVSKDEKQNRS